atcAATGTCCACGCGACCAAAATCATCATTAGGATCATCACCTCCCGTCTCGGCTGCTCAAAAACTTCAATAGTGAAAGAAAACAGATACATGTTTTTCTTCATTTCCAGCAACCTCTCAAAGGGGATCTTAGCAGGATATTGCCTAGAATACCGTGGAATGGTTTGCAAAATTGCTTTCTTCGATCTACCACCCTTGTCAAACATGTGTTGTCCGCCATGGCAACACCACCACAAATGGGTGGCCAAGCGGATCGAAAAGCTTAGAACTTTAGAAGGGCGTTCCTCTGTACCAGGGCGGAACAGACGGTACAGAGGCCAGTATTTGGTGAGACATGTTTCTTCTGACTTGTGGCACCAAAGCAGAGAGGCATGTTGGCTTTGATTTACTGGACGCAGTCTGCCACTTTGGATGCCACACCCTTTGCTTGCGAGTGTTTCACCCAGCTTGATAAGCTCACTGAGGATGCCACACCCTTTGCTTGTGAGTGTTTCACCTCGCTTGATAAGCTGAGGATGCCATCCTCTGCTTGTTATCTGTTTCACCCTCTTAACTCCGATTTTTTTTATTAATTGTAAATGATAATTCTGTAATTCCGAAATTGGTAAAGGGCCCGTGGAAATTGTAGAAGTAGGAAGGGCGCCAGGAATAACAACATCCAGGGCGGACTCTGTTGCTAACAACATCCAAGTGTGGACGCCAGTATGGACGGTGTCCAATCATGTTGTTCGATTGGTGCTCTGTCTAAGCTCAACCGAGTTGTTTTCCTCGTATAGATAGAGGTTTCTTGACTTATTAAACCTAATACGCATGTAGCCTTCGCTCCTTACCTCATATGGTTGTAAGCAAGCTCTAGCGCGGACATCACTAATCATCACAAGAGCAACATCATCTCACTGACTGCTCGTCATTAGGATCATTCGCTCATCATTAGGATCATCCCCTTGACCTATGGATGGTGCATGTGAGTTGTTCCACAACCTCGTTGAATCTTCTTTGTTTGGTATTCTGTACAATTTATTCAATGGTTGCAAGCATACAATGTATATATGACTTGGTTGTTACTCTTGGGTAATATAGTTGGTAATTCGCTAGTTTATGAGAAAAGATAAATCGACCTAGAGTCAGCGCCCACGGTTTCGCCTCTACATGTCGGTGCTCCACCGCCAGTACTTTTGGGAGCATGGCGTGCCAGCGCCGTAGCCCAATGTGAACCTACCGCACGGGCCGGTGCCGGGCTCAGGCCACGCACAGCTGATGGAGATCCCAAAAGTATGTCCGTGTAGGAGCACATTGCCGGCGTATGTGTCGTGCACATCCGTGTGGATGGGCGCGATCGACAAGGAGGCCGAGCGGCAGGCAGAGCAGCAGCTGGCAGCCTTCCAGCAGGTGTTCCCATGGATGATGGCGCCAGTCTACGTCGACCTGacaaaggaggaggaggagaactCCGCCGCCGCCTAGATATACTGCCCGCCGCTGATagattttttgtttttatttaattttttagATTTAATTAATATAAATAGGACTTCTGATGGCTGTTTATTTTTAAAGTTTCGAAAATCCAGTGCGAATTTGAAATGCTTTCGTCCATGTTGAACACACCTACGAACCAGCGACAAAAACGAACACTGGTGTTCCCCTGACCAATCTAAATGAACAAAGAACGGAGAAAATTCACGTCGGTTTAGATCGTCTCGTCATAGTTGCTcttaggccttgtacaatgctAGATGCTTAGGGAGGTATTTAGAAAAATAAACTCGATTTTACCGAAACACCGGTGCCTATTTCTACAGCTAGCAGACACACCTAACTAAACGTCCACCCTATACAAATAAGCATCGATACTTAAGAAAAACCTAATTTATTTCTCTAAGCGTCTTCCCTAAGCACCTTGCGTTGTACAAGGCCTTAGGTCGAACGGAGGCCAGGTTCAACCAAACACGGGACGTCGAACGGAGGCCAGGTTCAACCAAACACGGGACGCTGCTAACAATAGCGTCCAGGTGTGGACATGGTTCGCAACAGCGACCAGGCCTGGACGCTACTAATCATCGTGCCCTtcctatttttcaaaatttcaacTTATAATTACTAGTTTGGGAATTGCAGAATTATTATTTACTATTAATAAAAAATCGGCTCTTAACTACCGGAGATCCTTTGAAATTTAAACCAGATCAATTTCACCTTGTGCAATCGATCAGTTGCCAGGTTATACCATGGGCTTAACGATCTTATGAAGACCCTACTTAATTTACTGCAAGTAGGCAAGCAAGCAAAGCCAGGAGGATAATCGACCATTTTGGCACCACACTTGTCCATGCAAACGATGGATAACTTGGCACCACCAAAGCAACTCAATCCATAGCGCTGCTTTGCATCCACACAAAGTTGGCCATGGAATTCTAAATGAAACTACAATACATGATTACTAGTACAATCTAAACTTCATGTGTACATGCAACGCCTGAGCAAGGCGCACCAGAAGTaatccctccgtccggaaatacttgtcatcaaaatgaataaaaaagAATATATCTagagttctagatacatcctttttgtCCATGTTGATGAcgagtattttcggacggaggtaTCGTAACTCTAACACTACTAGACAGTACGTCCTTCTGCCTCCGCCTCCCTGCGTAAAGCCAGTGAACCGTAAGGACTATTGGGGCGGTTAACCGGATAGTAGGAAAGAAGCGACCAGGCAACAGTGACTTTCATCTTACACACACCGCCAAGATTGAAGGTACCATAGTTCCTACCAGCTCTCTTGGGCTTGAAAACCTTCCAAGCTTTCTTGGGTTTCACCTCGCCTTGCCACCATGCATCCACACAAACCTTGAGCTCTCCGGTGAATTCAACGGAAGCGACACGTCTGGATAGCCGGATCATGCCATCTGCACTAACCTCCACTTCCTTCTCGCTTCCAGAATTGAGTAGAACTACTTTCCTGTCGGCCATACTGGTGGTACAGGCGGAAAATTCACCTCGGACACCGTGTGGCCATGACGACCCATCAACCATTTGCACGCTGATTGTCGCCTCCACGGAGCAAGCAATTTGACTCATTGTAAACTCCAGCGTGCTAAGCTTGCTGATGTATTTCCTATCTGTTGTGCAGGAAAGCTCCAAACAGTTAACACTGTCATGAGGAACAGCCAAGAAGCTTAAAACTTTATCCCTAGACTCCGTGCTGCCTTCCTTCACTTTGAGCACAATCTCAAAGGTCGCGGCACCCAACATAACAATGGGACGGGTAGGACCTGTCATTACCAAGCACGAATCCTGCATCCAACACCACTAAGTAAGCAAATCGACAGTGTTTCATTCGGTCCTAATAAtattggaatggaacaaattccAAGAAAAGGAGACAAATTGCACAGTGATTAGCAGAAAAATAAAGATACAACACTATATTATTCAGTAAACAGGTGGAACTTTATAATAAATAAGTTGAACTGGAAGTCTCTTTGGTGGCAAACGCACAAGTAAGTTAGACACAAATTATTAAGTGCCCATAAACTGAGTTAAGCCAGCAAGCAGCACACAGTTGAATGCTGCTACGAAGAACAAATGCGCTTGCTAGTGCAAGACTGGGAGCAAACAACTTTGGAAGAGATTGAATTGATAACCTGAGAAGAATGGTCTAATAAGATGATTAAGTTCATCACACTAGACAACATTGAGATGGGTAAATTCTGGGTGAGCAGGCAGTGGTTTTTAAGGTGCACACAGATTAAAATGGATCGACCTGTAAACATTTCAGATGTTTTTCAGTTCAAGGAACCAACATCATGTTATCTCAGGTGTGTATCATCCTTTTAGCTGTTGAAATGCATTGAGATAATACCAACATCAAGCTCCTTAGAC
The DNA window shown above is from Triticum urartu cultivar G1812 unplaced genomic scaffold, Tu2.1 TuUngrouped_contig_6341, whole genome shotgun sequence and carries:
- the LOC125530470 gene encoding uncharacterized protein LOC125530470; protein product: MRYTDAEAPGGYAEPLDTLQIYSIKVAEIRGGLRWPIHVYGMIAARDIVDRNRNIIFDRSRDDCQTLTSKDSCLVMTGPTRPIVMLGAATFEIVLKVKEGSTESRDKVLSFLAVPHDSVNCLELSCTTDRKYISKLSTLEFTMSQIACSVEATISVQMVDGSSWPHGVRGEFSACTTSMADRKVVLLNSGSEKEVEVSADGMIRLSRRVASVEFTGELKVCVDAWWQGEVKPKKAWKVFKPKRAGRNYGTFNLGGVCKMKVTVAWSLLSYYPVNRPNSPYGSLALRREAEAEGRTV